Proteins encoded in a region of the Methanobrevibacter millerae genome:
- the tfrB gene encoding fumarate reductase (CoM/CoB) subunit TfrB, with protein MIKVYVSRFNKEKDSEPHMECYEIEKTPHMKVLDALQEINDKYGADISFRSSCRAGQCGSCGILFNGNGALACQREIKDNARIEPLRFPVIKDLIVDKSGIENKVKDLQLNLHSQNHDKLDNNLTKENTAETRKVRSCIECYSCLSSCPVVNFATAEFGGPYIMRYISKFESDPREDFNRLKEGLDEGLYNCTSCGKCLAVCPKNINTFGDAIEKMRAIACSENLGPLPQHVAFNNNVKDTGRSVSLDGESFISQVDNYNDSKVALFTGCMLDNKMQKIGHSLLKVLEANNIKIDIPEGQVCCGSPLLRTGQTELVQSLVDKNKEVFKDYDTVITLCSGCGSTLKNNHPQFGSKLNVMDISEFLVDKLDTDKMKEVNMKVTYHDPCHLGRGQGIKDQPREIIEQIPGVEFEEMLYPCQCCGAGGGIKSGRPEIAMELSKAKADMIKDTGADAVITICPFCQRNLQDGLNDINEENVKTMHILELLEKSYE; from the coding sequence ATGATTAAAGTATATGTCTCCAGGTTCAATAAAGAAAAAGATAGTGAACCGCACATGGAGTGTTATGAAATTGAAAAGACTCCACATATGAAAGTTTTGGACGCTCTTCAGGAAATAAACGATAAGTATGGCGCAGACATTAGTTTCAGAAGTTCCTGTAGGGCAGGACAATGCGGATCATGTGGAATATTATTTAATGGTAATGGTGCACTTGCATGCCAAAGAGAAATAAAAGACAATGCAAGAATTGAACCGTTACGTTTTCCAGTTATCAAGGACTTGATTGTTGATAAAAGTGGAATAGAAAATAAGGTAAAAGATTTACAATTGAATTTGCATTCACAAAATCATGATAAATTAGACAATAATTTAACAAAGGAAAATACCGCTGAAACCAGAAAGGTTAGAAGCTGTATTGAATGTTATTCATGCCTTTCATCATGCCCTGTAGTTAATTTTGCAACTGCAGAGTTTGGCGGACCATACATAATGAGATACATATCAAAATTTGAATCAGACCCTCGTGAAGATTTTAATAGGTTGAAAGAAGGATTAGATGAAGGATTATATAACTGTACCAGCTGTGGAAAATGCTTAGCAGTTTGTCCTAAAAACATCAATACATTTGGTGATGCGATAGAAAAAATGAGAGCCATCGCATGCTCTGAAAACTTAGGTCCATTGCCACAGCATGTTGCATTTAATAACAATGTAAAAGATACCGGCAGATCAGTCAGTTTAGACGGCGAAAGCTTTATTAGTCAAGTTGATAACTACAATGATTCAAAAGTAGCATTATTTACAGGATGTATGCTGGACAATAAAATGCAAAAAATAGGACACAGCCTGCTTAAAGTTCTTGAAGCCAATAACATTAAAATTGATATTCCTGAAGGTCAGGTCTGTTGCGGTTCTCCATTATTAAGAACCGGTCAGACAGAGTTAGTTCAAAGCCTGGTAGATAAGAATAAAGAAGTATTCAAGGATTATGATACTGTCATTACGTTATGTTCAGGTTGCGGATCTACATTAAAAAATAATCATCCTCAATTCGGATCCAAACTCAATGTGATGGATATAAGTGAATTTTTAGTAGATAAGCTTGATACAGACAAAATGAAAGAAGTGAATATGAAGGTTACATACCATGACCCATGTCACCTAGGCAGAGGCCAAGGGATTAAAGACCAACCTAGGGAAATCATAGAGCAAATCCCCGGAGTGGAATTTGAAGAGATGCTTTATCCATGCCAATGCTGTGGTGCAGGCGGTGGAATAAAATCCGGAAGGCCTGAAATTGCAATGGAACTTTCAAAGGCAAAAGCAGATATGATTAAGGACACTGGTGCAGATGCTGTAATAACCATATGTCCATTCTGCCAACGCAACCTTCAAGATGGATTAAATGATATTAATGAAGAAAATGTAAAGACAATGCACATTTTAGAATTATTAGAAAAATCTTATGAATAA
- a CDS encoding 4Fe-4S binding protein encodes MRRPRFVDLSRFTLKYIFNWRFWIAEITKKSNTYKKVVDKMLFEDDEIVVVPNTINVNKKIESEGSEFLPTEVIKEVIKRNKDIVIMNSCLCRTSNKCQDYPRDIGCIFIGPTSKKIPEHIGKKATVEEALAQVDRADAAGLSHIIGRNKIDTVWMNIRPGKGLLTICHCCPCCCLWKVYPNLDNSITDKLEKLDGVSLKFDESKCKMCKKCLKERCMFNALSLKDDEISIDYDICKGCGLCVNSCKFGALTIEYTNEAIDNVVNRIDDLLEIR; translated from the coding sequence ATGAGACGTCCTAGATTCGTTGATTTGAGCAGATTTACTCTCAAATACATATTTAACTGGAGATTTTGGATTGCAGAGATTACAAAAAAATCAAATACTTATAAAAAAGTAGTAGATAAGATGTTATTTGAAGATGATGAAATAGTTGTTGTCCCAAATACCATAAATGTTAATAAAAAGATTGAATCAGAAGGTTCAGAATTCTTACCTACGGAAGTTATTAAAGAAGTAATCAAACGCAACAAAGATATTGTTATTATGAATTCCTGCCTTTGCAGAACATCAAACAAATGTCAAGATTACCCACGAGATATAGGATGCATCTTTATAGGTCCCACATCCAAAAAAATTCCAGAGCATATTGGAAAAAAAGCAACAGTCGAAGAAGCTTTAGCACAGGTTGACCGGGCAGATGCTGCTGGTTTAAGCCATATCATAGGCAGGAACAAAATTGATACCGTTTGGATGAACATACGTCCAGGAAAAGGATTATTAACAATATGTCACTGCTGCCCATGCTGTTGTTTATGGAAAGTATATCCTAATTTAGATAACAGCATAACCGACAAATTAGAAAAACTTGACGGAGTCAGTTTGAAATTTGATGAAAGTAAATGCAAAATGTGCAAAAAATGTTTAAAAGAAAGGTGCATGTTTAATGCTCTAAGCTTAAAAGACGATGAAATATCCATTGATTATGATATCTGTAAAGGCTGCGGTCTTTGTGTTAATTCATGCAAATTTGGAGCTCTTACAATAGAATATACAAATGAAGCTATTGATAATGTAGTTAATAGGATAGATGACTTATTAGAAATTAGATAA
- the dcd gene encoding dCTP deaminase has protein sequence MAILSDKTIKEYLKEEKIVIDPLLDEKQIQPSSVDMRLGDEFKVFKVIRKAYIDPKDEEDIASYMESTTVKEGEAFIIHPNEFALATTLEYVKVPDNLVARVEGRSSMGRLGVTMHVTAGFIDPGFEGRITLEISNIGAMPVALYPGQRVCQIVFETMTTPSEIPYGHPSRKSKYMGQVSPESSRVKLDYELKK, from the coding sequence ATGGCTATTTTAAGTGATAAAACTATAAAAGAATATTTAAAGGAGGAAAAAATCGTTATTGACCCTCTTTTAGATGAAAAACAGATACAACCATCTTCTGTCGATATGAGGCTGGGTGATGAATTTAAAGTATTTAAAGTGATTAGAAAAGCATATATTGACCCAAAAGATGAGGAAGACATTGCATCATATATGGAATCAACCACCGTTAAGGAAGGTGAAGCATTTATAATTCACCCCAATGAATTCGCATTGGCAACAACATTAGAGTACGTTAAAGTTCCTGATAACCTTGTAGCCCGTGTTGAAGGTCGTTCCAGCATGGGAAGACTTGGTGTGACGATGCATGTTACCGCAGGTTTTATTGATCCGGGATTTGAAGGTAGAATAACCTTAGAAATATCAAATATAGGAGCAATGCCTGTTGCTTTATATCCTGGCCAAAGAGTATGTCAGATTGTATTTGAAACAATGACAACACCGTCAGAGATACCTTATGGACATCCTTCAAGGAAAAGTAAATACATGGGACAAGTTAGTCCTGAAAGCAGTAGAGTTAAATTAGATTATGAATTAAAAAAATAA
- the glyS gene encoding glycine--tRNA ligase — MNHDKMTNISAKRGFLWPSFEIYSGVSGFTDYGPLGASLKNNIMQKWRKQYVSGEGFYEIEGPTVMPKEVLKASGHVDNFTDPMTKCESCGEVYRADHIIEEAIGQDVESLENSEMDKIVAENNIKCPECGGDLANIWDYNLMFKTEIGAKGNKVGYMRPETAQGIFILFKRLERFFRGKLPFGAVQLGKAYRNEISPRQGVIRLREFTQAEAEIFLDPEDKTTPNFSQIENEILRLNSQEVQENDLEPIEITAREALDKGIVANEMLIYQLYLARKFLNEIGIPNDALRFRQHLKGEMAHYALDCWDVEVKTDKYGWVEIIGIADRGDYDLSSHSKFSNDELYVFKEYDEPKKVQKTVVKPNLSKFGPVFKGDSPKVKQAIEEADPQEIISALEKEDKYVIELDNTYEVTKDLLIIEEVEEDVTGEKIIPHVIEPSFGIDRIVYSVLLHSFKESEDKDYFKFAKAVAPVQVGVYPLVKKDGLPEIATELKNTLREAGFTVEYDEGNTIGKRYARADEIGIPLAVTVDYESKDDNMVTVRDRDTEAQERIPISDLKEYIENYYK, encoded by the coding sequence ATGAATCATGACAAAATGACAAATATAAGTGCAAAAAGAGGATTTTTATGGCCATCATTTGAAATATATTCTGGAGTTTCAGGATTTACTGACTATGGGCCACTAGGAGCAAGTTTAAAAAATAACATTATGCAAAAATGGAGGAAACAATATGTTTCCGGTGAGGGATTCTATGAAATAGAAGGTCCAACAGTAATGCCAAAAGAAGTTCTCAAGGCATCAGGTCATGTTGATAATTTTACAGACCCTATGACAAAATGTGAAAGCTGTGGAGAAGTTTACAGGGCAGACCATATCATCGAAGAAGCAATCGGACAAGATGTGGAAAGCCTTGAAAACAGCGAAATGGATAAGATTGTAGCTGAAAACAATATCAAATGTCCTGAATGTGGTGGAGATTTGGCAAACATCTGGGATTACAATTTAATGTTTAAAACTGAAATCGGTGCAAAAGGAAATAAAGTAGGTTACATGAGGCCAGAAACCGCACAAGGAATTTTCATTTTATTTAAACGTCTTGAAAGATTTTTTAGAGGAAAACTTCCATTTGGGGCTGTACAATTAGGAAAAGCTTATAGAAATGAGATTTCACCAAGACAAGGTGTCATAAGACTTAGAGAATTCACCCAAGCAGAAGCGGAAATCTTTTTAGACCCGGAAGACAAAACAACACCAAACTTTTCTCAAATTGAAAATGAAATATTAAGATTAAACTCCCAGGAAGTCCAGGAAAATGATTTAGAACCGATAGAAATTACTGCACGTGAAGCACTTGACAAAGGCATTGTTGCTAATGAAATGCTAATTTATCAATTATACTTGGCTCGTAAATTTTTAAATGAAATTGGAATACCAAATGATGCCTTAAGATTCCGCCAACACTTAAAAGGAGAAATGGCTCATTATGCACTTGACTGCTGGGATGTTGAAGTTAAAACCGACAAATATGGATGGGTTGAAATAATCGGAATAGCTGACAGAGGAGACTATGATTTATCATCACACTCCAAATTCAGTAACGATGAATTATACGTATTTAAAGAATATGATGAACCTAAAAAAGTCCAAAAAACTGTAGTAAAACCTAATTTATCCAAATTTGGGCCTGTATTTAAAGGAGATTCACCTAAAGTAAAACAAGCTATTGAAGAAGCAGATCCTCAAGAAATCATTTCTGCACTGGAAAAAGAAGACAAATATGTTATTGAATTAGATAATACCTATGAAGTAACAAAAGATTTGCTTATTATTGAAGAAGTGGAAGAGGATGTGACCGGTGAAAAAATCATACCTCACGTTATCGAACCATCTTTCGGTATTGACCGTATTGTTTATTCTGTTTTATTACATTCATTCAAAGAAAGTGAAGATAAAGACTACTTCAAATTTGCAAAAGCTGTAGCACCAGTTCAAGTTGGAGTATATCCTCTTGTTAAAAAAGACGGACTTCCAGAAATAGCTACAGAACTAAAAAATACTTTAAGAGAAGCAGGATTTACTGTAGAATATGATGAAGGTAACACTATCGGAAAAAGATATGCCAGAGCTGATGAAATAGGTATCCCTCTTGCTGTAACTGTAGACTATGAATCAAAAGATGATAATATGGTTACTGTAAGGGACAGAGATACCGAAGCTCAAGAAAGAATCCCAATAAGTGATTTAAAAGAATATATAGAAAATTATTATAAATGA
- a CDS encoding TrmJ/YjtD family RNA methyltransferase: MIKIGDTAVSEQKVVETTPINSPEEEKKAEKKSTSTKKAQSRGQSLAIKDLQQQPKDEENELDSFKSNIYIVFVECETPGNIGFLARTMANFGLKNLVLINPPTLTPEAYYQATHGKYIVENALVYPTLDEFYQSKRIDFKIASTGVAGGSYNLSRIPLKPEQLAENININNKIAILFGREGDGLTNKEIEDCDICVSIPTDPTYPILNISHAAAIILYELFKNKHEYAVEGLEESTALEKEYLIKDMSELIEKLDIPEHKKKNGLKTFKNIVNRAFITGREAHTLKGILRRLKNKLEET, from the coding sequence TTGATTAAAATAGGAGATACAGCTGTAAGCGAACAAAAAGTTGTTGAAACAACACCTATAAACTCACCTGAAGAAGAAAAAAAAGCTGAGAAAAAATCAACTTCTACAAAAAAGGCCCAATCAAGAGGTCAGTCTTTAGCAATAAAAGACCTACAGCAGCAGCCCAAAGATGAAGAAAATGAACTGGATTCATTTAAAAGCAACATATACATTGTTTTTGTTGAATGTGAAACTCCAGGAAACATCGGATTTCTTGCAAGAACCATGGCAAACTTCGGATTGAAAAATTTAGTTCTGATAAATCCGCCCACATTGACACCTGAAGCTTATTATCAGGCAACACATGGAAAATACATTGTTGAAAATGCTTTAGTTTATCCGACATTGGATGAATTTTACCAGTCCAAAAGAATTGACTTTAAGATTGCATCTACAGGAGTTGCGGGAGGAAGCTATAATTTATCAAGAATTCCTTTAAAACCTGAACAATTGGCTGAAAATATTAATATCAATAATAAAATAGCAATATTGTTTGGAAGAGAAGGTGATGGTCTTACAAATAAAGAGATAGAAGATTGTGATATATGCGTTTCTATCCCAACAGACCCGACATATCCTATTTTAAACATTTCACATGCAGCTGCAATAATATTATATGAATTATTTAAAAATAAACATGAATATGCAGTTGAAGGGCTTGAAGAAAGTACTGCCCTTGAAAAAGAATATTTAATTAAAGACATGTCGGAACTTATTGAAAAATTAGACATACCTGAGCATAAGAAAAAAAATGGACTAAAAACATTTAAAAATATTGTAAATAGAGCATTCATAACTGGTCGAGAAGCACATACATTAAAAGGCATTTTAAGAAGATTAAAAAATAAACTGGAGGAAACATGA
- the iorA gene encoding indolepyruvate ferredoxin oxidoreductase subunit alpha, with amino-acid sequence MNLKELVTGKSGEKQFLLGNEAAVRGVIEAGLSIAATYPGTPSSEIGNILSVLAKDANIYFEFSTNEKVAMEVAATAAASGLRSFTFMKHVGMNVASDSFMTTAYTGVNGGMVILTADDPSLFSSQNEQDTRNYARLSNVPVLEPSNCQEVKDMVKYAFDLSEEYKLPVIVRTTTRVSHMRGVVEFGDVKDNSSNNDDHWMRGHFDKDPSKYVPVPAFAGKMHEVLCDKISKINNETNKSKFNKDTSFSENKKYGVISSGSAFNYAFDVIKYNNLDMDILKIGFSYPFPDKKVSEFIKDLDEIFIVEEVDPIMEKEVLAIIGRENLDITVHGKLDGTFPECYEFNSDIVSEGFDKVLSFLNKENISFSSSLTDLSENIPSRAPVLCAGCPHRAMYYGINIAIEELGLKTSDVIFASDIGCYTLGINPPYNAADYLLSMGSSVGDGCGFSVSTDQKVASFIGDSTFFHSGISPLINAVHNKHNFVLTVLDNRITAMTGGQPNPGIPVDGMGDEAPEISIRKLAVACGVDYVRVINPFNLDQVVKTYKEAFERDDTAVIISKAPCTLIKGLTKKPPVKLIESNCNHCDKCVNELACPAISKLDGKIEIDKSSCDGCGVCIQVCKYGALEVEK; translated from the coding sequence ATGAATTTAAAAGAATTAGTTACTGGAAAATCTGGTGAAAAACAGTTTTTGCTTGGAAACGAAGCTGCTGTAAGAGGTGTAATTGAGGCAGGATTATCAATTGCAGCAACTTATCCTGGAACTCCTTCATCAGAAATAGGAAATATACTATCAGTGCTTGCAAAAGATGCAAATATTTATTTTGAATTTTCAACTAATGAAAAGGTCGCAATGGAAGTTGCAGCGACTGCAGCAGCATCCGGGCTTCGTTCATTTACTTTCATGAAACATGTAGGTATGAATGTGGCAAGTGATTCATTCATGACTACTGCATACACTGGTGTTAACGGCGGTATGGTTATTTTAACGGCTGATGATCCTTCATTGTTTTCATCCCAAAATGAACAAGATACTCGTAATTATGCTCGTTTATCCAATGTTCCTGTGTTGGAGCCTTCCAATTGTCAGGAAGTTAAGGATATGGTTAAGTATGCATTTGATTTATCTGAAGAATATAAATTGCCTGTAATTGTAAGAACCACTACTCGTGTATCTCATATGAGGGGTGTTGTCGAATTTGGTGACGTGAAAGATAATTCATCCAATAATGATGACCATTGGATGAGAGGCCATTTTGATAAGGATCCATCAAAATATGTACCGGTTCCAGCTTTTGCAGGAAAAATGCATGAAGTATTGTGTGATAAAATAAGCAAAATTAACAATGAAACTAACAAATCCAAATTCAATAAAGATACTTCATTTTCTGAAAATAAAAAATATGGTGTAATATCTTCAGGAAGCGCATTTAATTATGCATTTGATGTAATTAAATACAATAATTTGGACATGGATATATTAAAGATTGGATTTTCTTATCCATTTCCTGATAAAAAAGTTTCTGAATTTATCAAAGATTTGGATGAAATATTCATAGTTGAAGAGGTAGATCCTATAATGGAAAAAGAAGTTTTAGCTATTATTGGTCGTGAAAATCTTGATATTACTGTTCATGGTAAACTGGATGGTACTTTCCCTGAATGCTATGAATTCAATTCAGATATTGTAAGTGAAGGATTTGACAAAGTTTTAAGTTTCTTAAATAAAGAAAATATTTCTTTTTCAAGCAGTTTAACTGATTTGAGTGAAAATATTCCTTCAAGAGCTCCTGTTTTATGTGCAGGTTGTCCTCACAGAGCAATGTATTATGGTATTAACATTGCAATTGAAGAATTGGGATTAAAAACTTCCGATGTTATTTTCGCATCAGATATTGGATGTTATACATTGGGAATAAATCCTCCGTATAATGCTGCCGATTACTTGCTGTCTATGGGTTCAAGTGTCGGTGACGGTTGCGGATTTTCAGTTTCAACAGACCAGAAAGTAGCAAGTTTCATTGGAGATTCTACATTCTTCCATAGCGGTATTTCTCCATTAATCAATGCTGTTCACAATAAACATAATTTTGTGTTGACTGTTCTGGACAATAGGATTACTGCAATGACTGGAGGTCAACCAAATCCAGGTATTCCTGTCGATGGGATGGGTGATGAAGCACCTGAAATATCAATCCGTAAACTTGCTGTTGCTTGTGGTGTTGATTATGTGCGTGTAATTAATCCATTTAATTTGGATCAAGTTGTTAAAACATATAAGGAAGCATTTGAAAGAGATGATACTGCAGTAATCATTTCAAAAGCACCATGTACCTTAATCAAAGGATTAACTAAAAAACCTCCTGTTAAATTGATAGAATCAAATTGTAATCACTGTGATAAATGTGTAAATGAACTAGCATGTCCTGCAATTTCTAAA